One genomic window of Bacilli bacterium includes the following:
- a CDS encoding YifB family Mg chelatase-like AAA ATPase, producing MYGKIFSGCVHGIEGKKVEVEIDIANGLPQINIVGLPGGAIRESAERVRAALKNSRFEFPLKRITVNLAPADLHKEGSAFDLAIAAGILTTSKQIRLYGCEKALIIGELSLDGAVRAVPGVLSMVQMAKAAGLKIAILPGDNAAEANLISDMLIVPVNRLEDLRELESAEKFQAYMNGVQIAEINDSRESNALNVQDFDYAEVKGQHFAKRAMAIAAAGMHNIMLVGPPGSGKTMLIRRLPTILPPMTEAEALEVTKIYSIAGKLERGGTMIRQRPFRDPHHTISQGGLIGGGSPPRPGEVSLAHHGVLFLDEMPEFPRRVLEVLRQPLEDRKVTLARARASYAFPSRFILAATMNPCPCGYYGHETETNPCSCHKQKIAAYRDKLSGPLLDRIDLHVDVPRVEIEELTNSSEPAAGKHQLTSKELREMVYRAHAVQQKRYAGTQIRYNGELFGTLLRAHCRLKQDAAQLLQQSFNALGLSARAYDRILKLARTIADLEQSETIELEHVAEAIQYRKLDQRTL from the coding sequence GTGTATGGAAAAATATTTAGCGGCTGCGTGCATGGCATCGAGGGAAAAAAAGTCGAAGTGGAAATCGATATTGCCAACGGATTGCCGCAAATCAACATCGTCGGGTTGCCGGGCGGCGCCATCCGCGAGTCGGCGGAACGCGTGCGAGCGGCGCTGAAAAACAGCCGGTTCGAGTTTCCGCTCAAGCGCATTACGGTAAATTTGGCTCCCGCCGATTTGCACAAAGAAGGCTCGGCGTTTGATTTGGCGATTGCCGCGGGCATTTTGACAACAAGCAAACAAATCCGTTTATACGGGTGCGAGAAAGCTCTCATCATTGGGGAGCTGTCGCTGGATGGCGCGGTCAGAGCCGTTCCCGGGGTGCTTTCAATGGTGCAAATGGCGAAAGCCGCAGGTTTAAAAATCGCTATTTTGCCCGGCGATAACGCTGCGGAAGCGAATCTGATCAGCGATATGCTGATCGTTCCGGTAAACAGATTGGAAGATTTGCGGGAACTGGAAAGCGCCGAAAAGTTTCAAGCGTACATGAATGGCGTTCAGATTGCGGAAATAAACGACAGTCGGGAATCCAACGCGCTTAATGTACAGGATTTCGATTACGCGGAAGTCAAAGGGCAGCATTTCGCCAAGCGCGCCATGGCGATTGCCGCGGCGGGCATGCACAACATCATGCTCGTTGGTCCGCCGGGATCGGGGAAAACGATGCTGATTCGCCGCCTGCCTACGATATTGCCGCCCATGACGGAAGCCGAAGCGCTTGAAGTCACAAAAATTTACAGCATAGCCGGCAAGTTGGAACGCGGCGGAACGATGATCCGGCAGCGACCGTTTCGCGATCCGCACCATACGATTTCGCAAGGCGGGCTGATCGGCGGCGGCAGTCCGCCTCGCCCGGGCGAAGTCAGTCTCGCTCATCATGGCGTATTGTTTTTGGATGAAATGCCGGAATTCCCGCGGCGCGTTCTGGAAGTTTTGCGGCAGCCGTTGGAAGACCGCAAGGTTACTTTGGCACGAGCGCGCGCCTCCTATGCCTTTCCCTCCCGATTTATTTTGGCGGCGACGATGAACCCTTGTCCTTGCGGCTACTACGGACATGAGACGGAAACAAATCCGTGCAGTTGCCATAAACAAAAAATTGCCGCTTACCGCGATAAATTGTCGGGGCCGCTATTGGACCGCATTGACCTGCATGTGGATGTGCCGCGCGTGGAGATTGAAGAGCTGACGAATTCTAGCGAACCGGCGGCAGGCAAGCATCAGCTTACATCGAAAGAGCTGCGCGAAATGGTCTATCGGGCGCACGCCGTTCAACAGAAAAGGTATGCAGGTACGCAAATACGTTATAACGGCGAACTGTTTGGCACGCTCTTGCGCGCGCACTGCCGGCTGAAGCAAGATGCCGCGCAACTTTTGCAGCAATCTTTCAACGCATTGGGTTTAAGCGCCCGCGCATACGACCGGATTTTAAAGCTGGCACGAACGATAGCCGATTTGGAGCAATCTGAAACCATCGAGCTTGAGCATGTCGCCGAAGCGATCCAATACCGCAAATTGGACCAGCGAACGTTGTGA
- the sucD gene encoding succinate--CoA ligase subunit alpha has product MSILINKNTKVITQNITGKTGLFHAKGALDYGTQMVAGATPGKGGTHVDITLENGSTVSLPVYNTVKEAVDKTGATASVIYVPPAFAADAIMEAVDAEVELIICITEGIPVLDMVKVKRYMEGKKSLLIGPNCPGVITPGECKIGIMPGYIHAPGHVGVVSRSGTLTYEAVHQLTTRGIGQSTAVGIGGDPVKGMEFIDVLSRFNDDPDTYAVIMIGEIGGTAEEDAARWIKANMKKPVVGFIGGKTAPKGKRMGHAGAIISGGKGTAAEKIKVLEECGIRVAPTPAEMGSTLVSVLEEQGLLEKCKTIR; this is encoded by the coding sequence ATGAGTATTCTCATCAATAAAAATACGAAAGTCATTACGCAGAACATTACCGGAAAAACCGGGCTTTTTCACGCCAAAGGCGCGCTGGACTACGGCACGCAGATGGTAGCCGGGGCTACGCCGGGCAAAGGCGGTACCCATGTCGACATTACGCTTGAGAACGGTTCGACCGTATCGCTTCCGGTCTACAACACGGTGAAAGAAGCGGTCGACAAAACCGGCGCAACCGCTTCGGTTATTTATGTCCCGCCGGCATTTGCCGCGGATGCGATCATGGAAGCTGTCGACGCGGAAGTGGAATTGATTATCTGCATTACCGAAGGCATCCCGGTTTTGGATATGGTAAAAGTAAAGCGCTATATGGAAGGGAAAAAATCGCTTTTGATCGGGCCGAACTGCCCTGGCGTCATTACGCCGGGCGAATGCAAAATCGGCATTATGCCGGGTTACATTCATGCTCCCGGCCATGTCGGCGTCGTCTCGCGCAGCGGCACGCTGACCTATGAAGCGGTGCACCAGCTGACGACACGCGGAATCGGACAATCCACCGCGGTCGGCATCGGCGGCGATCCGGTCAAAGGCATGGAGTTTATAGATGTTCTAAGCCGCTTCAATGACGATCCGGACACCTACGCGGTCATCATGATCGGCGAAATCGGCGGTACCGCGGAAGAAGACGCCGCCCGCTGGATCAAAGCCAATATGAAAAAGCCCGTTGTCGGGTTTATCGGCGGTAAAACGGCGCCCAAAGGAAAACGGATGGGCCACGCCGGGGCGATCATTTCCGGCGGCAAAGGGACCGCCGCGGAAAAGATTAAAGTGCTGGAAGAATGCGGCATCCGCGTGGCGCCGACGCCGGCGGAAATGGGTTCGACGCTTGTCTCCGTACTGGAGGAACAAGGGCTTCTGGAGAAATGCAAGACGATTCGATAA
- a CDS encoding YraN family protein — protein MSPGRKKETGGKGEQLAAQYLRNHGYTILHTNWRCRSGEIDIVAQKGGAIVFVEVRTRTAGGGFGSPEESVDARKQVKVRQTAQMYLYAHKQFNAPARFDVIGVELTPAGELADLRHIENAFV, from the coding sequence ATGAGTCCGGGGCGAAAAAAAGAAACGGGGGGCAAAGGCGAACAATTGGCGGCGCAGTATTTGCGGAATCATGGATATACGATTTTGCACACCAATTGGCGATGCCGTTCGGGAGAAATCGATATTGTCGCGCAAAAAGGCGGCGCCATCGTCTTTGTCGAAGTGCGCACGCGCACGGCGGGGGGCGGATTCGGCTCGCCGGAAGAGTCGGTGGATGCCCGCAAACAAGTGAAAGTGCGGCAAACAGCGCAAATGTATTTGTATGCCCACAAGCAATTTAACGCTCCCGCCAGATTCGACGTGATCGGCGTCGAGCTCACGCCCGCGGGGGAATTGGCCGATCTGCGCCATATTGAAAACGCCTTTGTCTGA
- the ylqF gene encoding ribosome biogenesis GTPase YlqF — MTIQWFPGHMAKARRQMEEKLGLIDIVIELLDARIPYSSRNPMIDALLKGKPRLVVLNKSDLADPAVTKDWTDFLKSDHTGVLAIESVSGKNLAEIVPACKAKLLHKTKAQLAKGINPRNFRALIAGIPNVGKSTLINRLAGRSVAATGDRPGVTKAQQWIKIGGEMDLLDTPGILWPKFADPAVGYRLAATGAIKEEILNLEDVAFFTVRYLLERYPKLLAARYSLDALPTELTRPESIVAVMEEIGKKRGCLRSGGAIDLAKAAKTILKDLQTGKIGRISLETP; from the coding sequence ATGACGATACAATGGTTTCCCGGGCATATGGCCAAGGCGCGGCGACAAATGGAAGAAAAGCTCGGGCTGATCGACATTGTGATCGAACTTTTGGATGCCAGAATCCCCTATTCCAGCCGCAACCCGATGATCGATGCGTTATTAAAGGGAAAGCCGCGGCTTGTTGTTTTGAACAAAAGCGATTTGGCCGACCCGGCGGTAACAAAAGATTGGACCGATTTTCTAAAAAGCGATCATACCGGCGTGCTTGCGATCGAATCCGTTTCCGGGAAAAATCTCGCGGAAATTGTTCCCGCGTGCAAAGCGAAGCTGCTTCACAAGACGAAGGCGCAGCTCGCCAAGGGCATCAACCCGCGCAATTTCCGCGCATTGATCGCCGGTATTCCGAATGTGGGAAAATCTACGCTGATTAACCGCCTTGCCGGTCGTAGCGTTGCCGCCACCGGAGACCGGCCCGGAGTAACCAAAGCGCAACAGTGGATTAAAATCGGCGGTGAAATGGATTTGTTGGACACCCCGGGAATACTCTGGCCGAAGTTTGCCGACCCCGCCGTCGGTTACCGCTTGGCCGCTACCGGCGCGATTAAAGAGGAAATTTTAAATCTTGAGGATGTCGCGTTTTTTACGGTCCGATATTTGTTGGAACGCTACCCGAAATTGCTTGCCGCCCGCTATTCCCTTGATGCTCTGCCGACGGAATTGACCCGGCCGGAATCCATCGTTGCGGTCATGGAAGAAATCGGCAAAAAACGCGGCTGTTTGCGTAGCGGCGGCGCAATCGATCTCGCGAAAGCGGCCAAAACGATTTTAAAAGATTTGCAAACGGGAAAAATCGGCCGGATCAGTTTGGAAACGCCGTAA
- a CDS encoding EscU/YscU/HrcU family type III secretion system export apparatus switch protein gives MKIKRSEAAKRLRAVALKYDKDKHEAPIVTAKGHGVVAENMIKKAREHGVPVQENPSLAELLSKLDIDQAIPPELYRLVAELLSYIYRMDKKARDFAARSNP, from the coding sequence ATGAAAATAAAACGCTCCGAGGCAGCCAAACGGTTGCGTGCGGTTGCTTTAAAATACGACAAAGACAAGCATGAAGCCCCGATTGTAACGGCCAAAGGGCACGGCGTCGTGGCGGAAAATATGATAAAAAAGGCGCGGGAGCACGGCGTCCCGGTGCAGGAAAACCCATCCTTGGCGGAATTATTGAGCAAGCTGGATATTGACCAGGCCATCCCGCCCGAATTATACCGTTTGGTCGCCGAACTTCTAAGCTACATTTACCGGATGGATAAAAAAGCGCGCGATTTTGCGGCGAGGAGCAACCCATGA
- the sucC gene encoding ADP-forming succinate--CoA ligase subunit beta, whose product MNIHEYQAKAVLRQYGVKVPEGKVAFSVDEAVEAAKALGTPVVVVKAQIHAGGRGKAGGVKVAKNLDEVKTYAQSLLGKILVTHQTGPEGKEVKRLLIEQGCDIRKEYYLGVVVDRGTGRIVFMASEEGGTEIEEVAAKTPEKIFKETIDPAVGLQMFQARKLAYAIHIPDALVNKAVQFMMGLYRAFVDKDCSIAEINPLVVTGDGEVMALDAKLNFDANALFRHKDILELRDLSEENEKEIQASKFDLSYIALDGNIGCMVNGAGLAMATMDIIKHYGGEPANFLDVGGGATTEKVTEAFKIILSDERVKGIFVNIFGGIMRCDVIATGVVEAARQVGLTRPLVVRLEGTNVAIGKKILSESGLNIVAADSMADGAQKIVALVK is encoded by the coding sequence ATGAATATTCACGAATATCAGGCAAAAGCGGTGCTTAGACAGTATGGCGTCAAAGTGCCGGAAGGAAAAGTGGCCTTTTCCGTCGACGAAGCGGTGGAAGCCGCCAAGGCGCTCGGAACGCCCGTGGTCGTGGTGAAGGCGCAAATTCATGCCGGCGGGCGCGGCAAGGCGGGCGGCGTGAAGGTGGCCAAAAACCTCGATGAGGTTAAAACCTATGCGCAAAGTTTATTGGGCAAAATTTTGGTGACGCACCAAACCGGACCGGAAGGCAAAGAGGTAAAGCGCCTTTTGATCGAACAGGGCTGCGACATCAGGAAGGAATATTATTTGGGCGTTGTGGTGGACCGCGGAACGGGCCGCATCGTCTTTATGGCTTCGGAGGAAGGCGGTACCGAAATCGAGGAAGTAGCCGCGAAAACCCCGGAGAAAATTTTCAAGGAAACGATTGATCCGGCTGTCGGGCTGCAAATGTTCCAGGCGCGCAAGCTGGCTTACGCCATACATATTCCCGATGCGCTGGTGAACAAAGCGGTGCAGTTTATGATGGGGCTGTACCGGGCGTTTGTCGACAAGGATTGTTCCATTGCGGAAATCAATCCGCTTGTCGTGACCGGCGACGGCGAAGTCATGGCGCTTGACGCCAAGCTGAACTTTGATGCGAACGCGTTGTTCCGGCATAAGGATATTTTGGAACTGCGCGATTTGTCGGAAGAAAATGAGAAGGAAATTCAGGCATCGAAATTTGATTTAAGCTATATCGCGCTGGACGGCAATATCGGCTGCATGGTAAACGGCGCCGGCCTGGCGATGGCGACGATGGACATTATTAAGCACTATGGCGGCGAGCCCGCCAACTTCCTTGATGTCGGCGGCGGCGCAACGACGGAAAAAGTTACGGAAGCGTTTAAGATCATTTTGTCCGATGAACGTGTAAAAGGCATTTTCGTCAACATTTTCGGCGGCATTATGCGCTGCGACGTCATTGCCACCGGCGTTGTCGAAGCGGCCAGGCAGGTTGGCTTGACCCGTCCGCTCGTGGTGCGGCTGGAAGGCACAAACGTGGCAATTGGCAAGAAAATTTTGAGCGAGTCGGGACTGAACATCGTCGCGGCCGATTCCATGGCTGACGGCGCGCAAAAAATCGTCGCGCTGGTGAAATAG
- a CDS encoding ribonuclease HII — translation MLQYETELWKSGATAIAGLDEAGRGSLFGDVVAAAVIFPKGLSIPEINDSKKLSAKKREQLFDVICETALAVGVGCVDAATIDRINIKQASRMAMKIAVDNLAVKPDYLLIDAEKVDTDIRQLAIIHGDALSQSIAAASIVAKVTRDRMCQNWDLQFPEYGIAIHKGYATASHRKKIVEFGPSALHRRSFLSNILAQQLELF, via the coding sequence ATGTTGCAATATGAAACGGAATTGTGGAAGAGCGGAGCGACCGCCATTGCCGGATTGGATGAAGCCGGCAGGGGCTCTTTATTTGGCGATGTGGTGGCTGCCGCGGTCATTTTTCCCAAGGGGCTGTCCATTCCCGAGATCAACGATTCGAAAAAATTAAGCGCGAAAAAACGCGAGCAGCTTTTTGACGTCATCTGTGAAACAGCGCTTGCCGTAGGCGTAGGGTGCGTCGATGCGGCGACGATCGACCGGATCAATATCAAGCAAGCGTCGCGCATGGCGATGAAAATAGCGGTTGACAATCTCGCTGTTAAGCCCGATTATTTGCTTATCGACGCGGAAAAAGTGGATACGGATATTCGCCAGTTGGCCATTATCCACGGCGACGCGCTGAGCCAGTCGATCGCCGCGGCGTCCATTGTTGCCAAAGTTACGCGGGACCGGATGTGCCAAAACTGGGATTTGCAGTTTCCCGAATACGGCATCGCGATCCATAAAGGATATGCGACAGCTTCGCACCGCAAAAAGATTGTCGAGTTTGGCCCGAGCGCCTTGCACCGCCGTTCTTTTTTAAGCAATATCCTCGCGCAGCAACTGGAATTGTTTTGA
- the dprA gene encoding DNA-processing protein DprA codes for MDKRKLLIALHEMKGIGWKSISRFMKQNGDLYDPLSLTDRQLAAIGLDQAKIALARKAADETYAAGRLREYERRGIAVVTVFDAAYPKLLRQIAQPPWVIYCIGDISLLQHPAIAVVGTRTPTFYGRKNAFQISKRLAEAGFTVVSGLARGIDSDAHRGALLGAAATIAVLGSGPDIVYPPEHGDLFREIAQKGLIVTEFPLGTKSHPGLFPLRNRIIAGLSLGTLVVEAALKSGSLITVDYALQESRDVFAMPGPIDSPKSQGPLSLIKQGAKLVADVRDILEEYGHTMECEAFSDCAGQTTETTGDEQKVLNLLRHEPASFDRLLELGNFEFGHLHAVLLSLLMKRLIEQRPGSLYALSEST; via the coding sequence ATGGACAAACGAAAACTGCTGATTGCTTTGCACGAAATGAAGGGGATTGGCTGGAAATCAATTTCCAGATTCATGAAGCAAAACGGGGATTTATACGATCCCTTAAGCTTGACGGACCGGCAGCTGGCCGCAATCGGGCTCGATCAGGCAAAAATCGCTCTGGCCCGCAAAGCGGCGGACGAAACGTATGCCGCGGGGAGATTGCGAGAATACGAGCGGCGCGGCATTGCCGTCGTAACGGTCTTCGATGCGGCTTACCCCAAGCTGTTGCGGCAAATTGCGCAGCCGCCGTGGGTTATTTATTGCATCGGCGATATATCGCTGTTGCAACATCCTGCCATTGCCGTTGTCGGTACGCGAACGCCTACCTTTTACGGGCGGAAAAACGCTTTTCAAATTTCCAAACGGCTAGCGGAAGCGGGCTTTACCGTCGTCAGCGGATTGGCGCGGGGGATCGACAGCGACGCGCATCGCGGCGCTTTGCTGGGCGCTGCGGCTACGATTGCCGTGCTGGGCTCGGGGCCGGATATCGTCTATCCGCCGGAGCATGGCGATCTGTTCCGCGAGATTGCGCAAAAAGGATTGATCGTAACCGAATTTCCGCTCGGCACGAAGTCCCATCCCGGGTTGTTTCCGCTGCGCAACCGCATTATTGCCGGATTAAGCCTCGGCACATTGGTTGTGGAAGCCGCGTTGAAAAGCGGCTCCCTGATCACGGTTGACTATGCCCTGCAGGAGTCGAGAGACGTGTTTGCCATGCCCGGCCCGATCGACTCGCCAAAAAGCCAGGGCCCGCTATCCCTGATCAAGCAAGGCGCCAAGCTTGTGGCTGATGTGCGGGATATTTTGGAGGAATACGGTCATACGATGGAGTGTGAGGCTTTCTCCGATTGCGCGGGCCAAACGACGGAAACGACAGGCGACGAACAAAAGGTGCTGAATCTTTTGCGACACGAACCGGCGTCTTTTGACCGATTGCTGGAACTTGGAAATTTCGAATTTGGACATTTGCATGCAGTTCTGTTATCTTTACTAATGAAACGTTTGATTGAGCAGCGTCCTGGTTCATTATATGCGCTTAGCGAAAGCACATGA